A genomic region of Plasmodium vivax scf_7165 genomic scaffold, whole genome shotgun sequence contains the following coding sequences:
- a CDS encoding variable surface protein Vir18, putative (encoded by transcript PVX_112125A), with product MTYGRTRPRNSASDILRGHYQRSCLNKYSDIKGEIELKIAELTKNYNHLFCKKCVAIKQDIFKKNLDLDYCYSNNLLRHNLLKDSALSEFIKNCSGSSNCRNPTAVPKRTVALTNPKDVPCRKGTPGCNQSTPQPKTEEGKSQPRADAETSKIIGLEGSASVKQGQEHGDGGKSRSANLQDKPGTTAPHSHVGTHAEAPQQLDNKHNSPSEGATQLQALSQAAPSTDRGLGDTSNDPSDQLNSQGDSEVNCTPQGTNLDPKCTERNASSIKNLDDNLQVEQTTVDGIAGRQDGFLDVTTSENPDGRSNSDKIGGDEKASVVGNHGGVRDDIAPVTLPVSNECHNSGITPCENGGSKHSGDHNNKSEASAEVASSRSHTDTHTENTSDSHTSSGSTGAGNDVCHFFLMNNDYKFYCSKLIGSLN from the coding sequence ATGACGTATGGACGAACTAGACCACGTAATAGTGCCAGTGATATTTTAAGAGGTCACTACCAACGCAGTTGCCTAAATAAATATTCTGacataaaaggagaaattgAACTTAAAATTGCTGAATTgactaaaaattataatcatCTTTTCTGTAAAAAGTGCGTTGCAATAAAACAAgacatttttaagaaaaactTAGATTTAGATTATTGTTATAGCAATAACTTATTACGACATAATTTACTTAAAGATAGTGCTTTAAGtgagtttataaaaaattgttctggTTCTTCTAATTGTCGTAATCCTACAGCAGTTCCTAAGAGAACTGTTGCATTAACAAATCCAAAAGACGTTCCTTGTAGAAAAGGAACTCCGGGTTGTAATCAGAGTACGCCACAACCAAAAACAGAAGAAGGTAAATCTCAACCAAGAGCTGATGCGGAAACCTCTAAAATAATAGGTTTAGAAGGATCAGCATCCGTAAAACAAGGTCAAGAACACGGCGATGGGGGAAAATCAAGATCAGCAAATTTACAAGATAAACCAGGAACAACAGCACCTCATAGTCATGTTGGAACCCATGCTGAGGCCCCTCAACAATTAGATAACAAACATAATTCTCCCTCGGAAGGAGCCACTCAGCTTCAAGCATTATCCCAAGCAGCTCCTTCCACAGATAGAGGTCTTGGTGATACATCAAATGATCCGTCTGACCAACTTAATTCTCAAGGGGATTCTGAGGTGAATTGTACTCCTCAAGGAACTAATTTAGATCCAAAATGTACAGAAAGAAATGCATCtagtattaaaaatttagatGATAATCTCCAAGTTGAGCAAACTACTGTTGATGGAATCGCCGGAAGGCAAGATGGTTTTCTAGATGTTACCACTTCTGAAAATCCCGATGGTAGATCTAACAGTGATAAAATTGGTGGTGATGAAAAAGCTAGTGTTGTAGGTAATCATGGTGGTGTTCGTGACGACATAGCTCCTGTTACTTTACCTGTTTCTAATGAATGTCATAATAGTGGTATTACCCCTTGTGAAAATGGTGGTAGCAAACATTCTGGTGATCACAATAATAAAAGTGAAGCTTCTGCTGAGGTAGCTTCAAGCAGATCTCATACTGATACTCATACTGAGAATACATCCGACTCTCATACTTCTAGTGGATCCACTGGTGCTGGTAATGAcgtgtgccatttttttctaatgaACAATGactataaattttattgttCAAAACTCATCGGATCTTTAAATTAG